From the Miscanthus floridulus cultivar M001 unplaced genomic scaffold, ASM1932011v1 os_1142_1_2, whole genome shotgun sequence genome, the window GGCGGCACGCTGGAACCAAGGGCGGAGCGGGCCACCGCtagggtgcaccggacgctgtggTGGCTGGCGAGCCGCTTGCCGAACTGGAAGAGCGGGTTGATGTGGCCTTGGGCCGGGTACGAGACCAGGAGCACGTGAACGCTCACGTTGTTGGATCCAGCCATGGCGCAGTCCGCTGTCTGCCTCTGTTAGTGCGCCGTGCGCAGCGGCTCACTGTTAGTGCCTACTAGAAGACTGAAACGCGAGAGCCGAGAGGGCTTCGTGGGGATACCAACTGATGTGCACAACGACAGAAAGATCAGCTTCTCCTACGGGAAAATATATAGTCAAATGTGCGGCTGTAGGTGGAGAAGTTGATAACCAAAGTAGTTAGAAAACAAGTAAATAGTAAAGCAAAATGTCGATGGAAATATACTAGGAAAAGTTTATGGTCAAGAACGAGCAATGAAAACAAAATCAAAGATACTAATATATGGTCTGCCTTTGTGCGCATTATTTAAGGTAGCAGATGAAAATATACTATATTGCTTCAAAATTGTTTATTTTTGAGCTCTCAATCATGAAAATTTGTCCGTTCAATTTTGGCCCATTTGGAATGCAGCCAAAGCGGAGCTCAGGGGTAAGTGTTTCGGGGTGTGTCTGGTTGCTACATTGGGATTGCATCCTATTAAAGATACGAAGGCACGCCGAATCGGCGGCCTTCTAGGATGTCCACGTAAGTCTTTTTTATTTGGTGCGTTTCATTGAAATTCCACGGCTCAGATGAGACGTGTCACAACCGACCTTCATCCGTGCATTCCGCAGTAGATAGATGAAGCAACTGCACGCATTAAATGAAGTACATCTTCTTTTGATTATACGCGACACGTAAATGGACGTTGGCGCGTAGCATGGACGGTGGATTCTCGACATGCTGATCGGTGCTAACTAGGCGGTCGGCACGCATCCGAATACACGTGCATCCATGCTGCCGGGACTGGCTTGCTTCGCAGAGCTGGGCTCCATCTCGGTCCTCTCATGTAAAatggtgctcttcctctttctctctcgTGTAAATGGCAGGCGGCAGCAGCTCcgctcctcccctcctctctctctcctctccgcgCTCTCGCTCTGTCCCTCGCTCCTCGTCGCGACCGCCGAGGCTCCCCGCACCCTGTGCGCGGCGCAGCGGGGTCCCCCGGCACTGCGCCATGGTGCGCCGTCCAACGCcggtggccgcggccgcggccgcatcCGAGCCCCTGCTCTCCCCCGGCGCTGCCTCGTCCCGCCGGTCCGCGTGTGGTcgacgaaaccctagctgcctcttcctcgccgtcggcggcggcggcgacgaaacTAGGCGCCTGGATCTGGCGGTACCTCACCCTCTTCCTCTCCTACCCCGACGCGGGCCGCCCCCGGAGCGGCGGCAGGcgtcctcttcttctcctcccccGACGCTAGCGGCTCCGGAGCGGCGACGGGACACCCGGCCATGTCAGGCCCCTACGCGGGCGGCGCACCGCCGTGGGTGGCCCCTGGAGCGACGGCCCCAGCACGGTTGCCCCCTGCGCCACGCCTGGGCATAGGACCGGCgctgggcagcggcggcggctttgtccgcggtggcggcggccgcgtGCAGCCGGCTGTGGCAGCTGCCCGGTTCTCCCTGCTCCGCACGCCTCAACGCACTGCTCTCGACTTCTCCCTCCCTTGCCGTAGTTGTTCGTACTCCGCCCTCGTCTGTCGGAGTCTGTCGCTGTCTTTGCCGCGTTCACCCTCGTCGCCGCCCCTCTTCCACCCGCAGGTGAGTCTTCTTCtactctccctccctccccctctaTCGCATCTGTCTCCCTCAAATGGTTGTGGGCTTGGTGGGCGTCGATTGCGCGGCGAGTAGGCGACGCTGCGAGCGCGGACAAGCGCGTCGTGGAGCAGCGGCGAGGCGGTGGGCGCGAGTAGCGAGGTGATGAGGTGGAGCGAGGTGGTCTGCGCGTGCGCCCGACGGCGCGCGGAGGTGACGACGGCGTCGAGGGCCGTGACGGCGGCCAGGGCAAGACACTGCCGCGCGGCGGGCACTGGCGTCGGCATGGCTGGGATTGGGTTTGGGATTAGATTTTACTGGGCATGTGGGCCAAGTGTAAAAATGAGTGGATTAGTTTATTGTTCGAGGTTCAGTGTTTCATTTTTCCCTGATTGTTTATTCCTGGTGTTGATGATTGCTATCCGTGTTGTGAATCTGTCTTCTTCAGAGCAACCTAGGAGGCATCTCTTTCAGACTTCAGAGTGGTTGGAGTGTTTTTGTTTGTTCCAAAAGGTTTGTTGCTGGAGACGCCTTCATTCCCCTCAGGTCTGCTGTGATTCCTACCTACCTACCATGAAAGCAATTCCCGATCTGTGGTTCAATTTTGCTATTTTTTTTAGTATTTGTTTTGTTGAAGTTCAGGTTAAGTTTATTGTTTCCTATTTTCATTTGAAGTTCAGTTGAAGTGCAGTAGAATTTATTTTTCAGTTTTACTTTAGGTTCGATTCAATTTTAGAGTTTAGTTTGTCCATCAAACAAATCTTTGT encodes:
- the LOC136533723 gene encoding uncharacterized protein isoform X1, with product MSGPYAGGAPPWVAPGATAPARLPPAPRLGIGPALGSGGGFVRGGGGRVQPAVAAARFSLLRTPQRTALDFSLPCRSCSYSALVCRSLSLSLPRSPSSPPLFHPQSNLGGISFRLQSGWSVFVCSKRFVAGDAFIPLRK
- the LOC136533723 gene encoding uncharacterized protein isoform X2, which encodes MSGPYAGGAPPWVAPGATAPARLPPAPRLGIGPALGSGGGFVRGGGGRVQPAVAAARFSLLRTPQRTALDFSLPCRSCSYSALVCRSLSLSLPRSPSSPPLFHPQSNLGGISFRLQSGWSVFVCSKRFVAGDAFIPLR